TTGCCTTTGAAAGCCGCTCTCGCTTTGGCAAATTACTCGCTGGCACCCTAAGCCTGACCTTTTTCTTGTATGTATTCATTAATATGGGGATGACCACCGGGATTTTGCCGGTAGTTGGCGTGCCCCTGCCCCTGATCAGCTACGGCGGCACGGCCATGCTGACCTTTCTCATCGGTTTGGGTATTCTCATGTCCGTGCACTCCCATCCGCGACTGCACGACTAATTTTCCGCCCCCTCTCCCTAGCAGGAATCCATGCTCCGTATGCGTACTTTCACTGTCTCTCTTCTTCTTGCCCCCGTACTCTGGTTCGCCGCTGTATCGGCGCACGCGGTCACCCCAACGCCACAATTGCCTATTCCTCCCGCACCCAGCTTGCCCAATGTGGCAAGCTACGTCGTGCTCGATTACCAAACGGGGCAGGTAGTTGCTTCCAAGGACCCCGATCTGCGCCGCGCTCCCGCCAGCCTGACCAAGCTCATGACGGCCTATTTGACCTATCAAGCAATCGCCGGTGGCAGCCTACGCTTGGATGAATCCGTCCCGGTCACACAGACGGCCTGGAAGACCGGCGGCTCGCGGATGTTTTTGCAACCGCAGCTACCGGTCACGGTAGACCAATTGCTCCACGGACTGCTGATCGACTCCGGTAATGACGCGGCAGTCGCTCTCGCAGAGAACGTGGGAGGAAGCCAGAGCGCATTTGTTACCCTGATGAATGACGCGGCAGCCCGCCTGCAGCTGCACTCCACCCACTACAGCAATGTCGATGGTCTACCCGACGACAATCTGTACACTACCGCTGCGGATGTGTCTCGTCTTTCTCGCGACCTGATCCAACAGTATCCGCAGGTACTGCAAATCACCAAGCTGCAGTCCTATACCTACAATAAGATCACACAACGAAGCTGGAATCCGGTGCTATTCCGTGACCCTAGTGTCGACGGCCTGAAGACCGGGCTCACCGATGCGTCGGGGCACTGTATCGACGCCACTGCTCTGCGTAACGGCCGCCGCCTGATCGCCGTCGAAATGGGGGCACCGAGTTGGTCATCAGGCACCGATGCCATCGAGGCGCTCCTGAATTATGGCTACCGCTTCTATCAGAATCGAGAGCTCTATCCGGCAGGCAAACAAGTGGGCATGGCTTCCCACACAGATTGGTCACCCATGCAGGTGCCTGTCAAAGTAGCGCAAGCTGTCGTCGTGACCATTCCGCGCAATCGCGAGGGCGATATTCAGACGCGCGTGCTTTGGGACCCCAAGGTGCAGCCACCCTTTGCCCAGGGCGCCGTGCTCGGTCAATTGGAACTGAGCATAGACGGTAAAGTTCTGCGCAATGTACCGGTCATTGCCACAGAGAGGGTGCGCAAGGCGTCCTGGCTGGATCGGCTCTGGCACCGCGTGCGCGCCGCTATCTAGGGTGGGGACTTCACCTGATGCGACGGAAGCACTACCATGGGGATATAGATGCCTCGGGCATGACGAGGCGCGACGAGGAGTAGCCCATGGACTCGCCGAGGGAAGCGCCGGAAGATTTTCCCCATCTCCACCACGTCAAGGCGATCGGGAAGCATGACGATCTGCTGCAAGCCGTACGTCTGGCCGTAGTGCCACACGCTCCGGATCTACCCACCGATGCGTTCCAAATCCGCAGCAGCGGTGGCGGGAAATACACTGCCGTCACCTGCTCGGTGATGGTCGAGAGTGCCGAGCA
The window above is part of the Acidithiobacillus acidisediminis genome. Proteins encoded here:
- a CDS encoding D-alanyl-D-alanine carboxypeptidase family protein; amino-acid sequence: MLRMRTFTVSLLLAPVLWFAAVSAHAVTPTPQLPIPPAPSLPNVASYVVLDYQTGQVVASKDPDLRRAPASLTKLMTAYLTYQAIAGGSLRLDESVPVTQTAWKTGGSRMFLQPQLPVTVDQLLHGLLIDSGNDAAVALAENVGGSQSAFVTLMNDAAARLQLHSTHYSNVDGLPDDNLYTTAADVSRLSRDLIQQYPQVLQITKLQSYTYNKITQRSWNPVLFRDPSVDGLKTGLTDASGHCIDATALRNGRRLIAVEMGAPSWSSGTDAIEALLNYGYRFYQNRELYPAGKQVGMASHTDWSPMQVPVKVAQAVVVTIPRNREGDIQTRVLWDPKVQPPFAQGAVLGQLELSIDGKVLRNVPVIATERVRKASWLDRLWHRVRAAI
- a CDS encoding DUF493 domain-containing protein → MDSPREAPEDFPHLHHVKAIGKHDDLLQAVRLAVVPHAPDLPTDAFQIRSSGGGKYTAVTCSVMVESAEHLQAIYAAVQEIDGVMLCL